The DNA segment CCCCAGGAGGCGCGCCTGCGTAACATCACCTACTCCGCACCCGTCTTCATGGAGATGGCCATCGTCAAGGGCGAGGAAGGCGACGAGCGCGTCGTCGACCAGACCGAGACGAAGATCGGCCGCATGCCGATCATGGTCGGCTCCGAGAAGTGTAACATCGCGGGTTTCACCGACGAGGAACTCGTCGAGATCGGCGAGGACCCCGCCGATCCCGGCGGCTACTTCATCGTCAACGGCTCCGAGCGTGTGCTGATGACCAGCGAGGACCTCGCGCCGAACAAGATCTTAGCGGAGTACGACACCAAGTACGGCGACGAGATCCAGGTCGCGAAGACCTTCTCACAGCGCCGAGGCTACCGCGCGCTCGTCCTCTGTGAGCGGACCCGCGACGGCCTGCTCGAAGTGTCGTTCCCCTCGGTCTCGGGATCGGTCAACTTCGTCACGCTCGTGCGCGCACTCGGGCTCGAATCGGACGAAGAGATCGTCCACAAGGTCTCGAACGACCCCGAGATCGTCAAGTACATGCTGGAAAATCTGGAGGAGGCCGACGTCCAGTCCGAGGAGGAGGCGATCGAAACCCTCGGTCAGCGCGTCGCTTCCGGGCAGGGCAAGAACTACCAGCTAAAGCGGGCGAACTACGTCATCGACCGCTACCTCTTGCCGCACCTCCACGAGGAGGGCGTCGACGAGGAGGACGTCCGGATCAACAAGGCGCACTACCTCTGTCGGATGGCCGAGGCGTGTTTCGAACTCGCGCTCGGCCGGCGCGATTCCGACGACAAGGACCACTACGCGAACAAGCGCCTCAAGGTCAGCGGCGACCTGATGAAGGACCTCTTCCGGACGGCGCTCAACAAGCTGGCCCGCGACGTGAAGTACCAGCTCGAACGCGCGAACATGCGCAACCGGAACCTCTCGGTCAACACGGTCGTCCGCTCGGACGTCCTGACCGAGCGTCTCGAACATCCGATCGCGACCGGCAACTGGGTCGGCGGGTGCTCCGGCGTGAGCCAGCTGGTCGACCGGACCGACTACATGGGCGTTCTCTCTCACCTGCGCCGATTGCGCTCGCCGCTGTCGCGCTCGCAACCGCACTTCGAGGCGCGAGACTTACACGCGACCCAGTGGGGTCGCATCTGTCCCTCCGAGACGCCCGAGGGCCCCAACTGTGGGCTGGTGAAGAACTTCGCGCAGGCGATGGAACTCTCCCAGAACGTCGCGGACGAACAGTCGCTCAAACGAGAACTGGCGTCGATGGGGGTCGAGGGGATCCCGGGCCTCGAACGCGCCGACCGAACACCGGCAGACGACTAACATGGCGAGTCAACAACAACGAGAGGCGAAGGTGTACGTAAACGGGTCGCTGGTGGGCACCCACCCGGACCCGCACGAACTGGCCGACCAGATCCGCGAGGCGCGTCGCGTCGGCGACGTTTCCGAGATGGTCAACGTCTCGGTGAAAGACCGCACGCGCGAAGTCATCGTCAACGCCGACGCGGGTCGGGCCCGCCGGCCGCTGATCGTCGTCGACGACGGCGAACCGCGACTCACGGAATCCGAAGTCGAGGCGGTGCGCAACGGTGACCTGTCCTTCGAGGACCTCGTCGCGCACGGCTCCATCGAGTTCATCGACGCTGAGGAAGAAGAGGACATCTTCGTCGCCGTCGACGAGGACGATCTCACCGAGGACCACACACACCTGGAGATCGACCCGCAGTTGATCTTCGGGATCGGTGCGGGGATGATCCCCTACCCCGAGCACAACGCGAGCCCGCGCATTACGATGGGCGCGGGGATGGTCAAGCAGTCGCTCGGCCTGCCGAGTGCGAACTACCGCATTCGGCCGGATACGCGCCAGCACCTGCTACACTACCCGCAGCTCTCGATGGTCAAGACCCAGACCACCGAGCAGATCGGCTTCGACGAACGGCCCGCCGCGCAGAACTTCGTCGTCGCCGTGATGAGCTACGAGGGCTTCAACATCGAGGACGCCCTCGTCATGAACAAGGCGTCGGTCGAGCGCGCGCTCGCTCGCTCACACTTCTTCCGGACCTACGAGGGCGAGGAACGGCGCTACCCAGGCGGCCAGGAGGAC comes from the Halovivax cerinus genome and includes:
- a CDS encoding DNA-directed RNA polymerase subunit B'' — encoded protein: MSIDRAARREISREYFSAERLAEHHFRSFNAFLTRGMQRVVDEKETIDTDIGDKEGEEPVFVELGDVRVVTPRVREADGSEELLYPQEARLRNITYSAPVFMEMAIVKGEEGDERVVDQTETKIGRMPIMVGSEKCNIAGFTDEELVEIGEDPADPGGYFIVNGSERVLMTSEDLAPNKILAEYDTKYGDEIQVAKTFSQRRGYRALVLCERTRDGLLEVSFPSVSGSVNFVTLVRALGLESDEEIVHKVSNDPEIVKYMLENLEEADVQSEEEAIETLGQRVASGQGKNYQLKRANYVIDRYLLPHLHEEGVDEEDVRINKAHYLCRMAEACFELALGRRDSDDKDHYANKRLKVSGDLMKDLFRTALNKLARDVKYQLERANMRNRNLSVNTVVRSDVLTERLEHPIATGNWVGGCSGVSQLVDRTDYMGVLSHLRRLRSPLSRSQPHFEARDLHATQWGRICPSETPEGPNCGLVKNFAQAMELSQNVADEQSLKRELASMGVEGIPGLERADRTPADD